In Bythopirellula goksoeyrii, a single window of DNA contains:
- the tatC gene encoding twin-arginine translocase subunit TatC encodes MAKTTEDDEQQLERTKMSFSEHLEELRSALFKSIAAWAVGTAFGLMIGWQVVDFVQIPLVEALQSYYRGQARETQLEWFDQQNSSGEPVPADPAAAATEIADEGLMPEEWYIDPHELAKTLKSLGIDLPEDKQSEISTHRDEMLKLRFYRPLENDPRTQAISTGSQEGFMVYMKASLVVGAILASPFIFYFIWQFVAAGLYKRERNLVYLYLPMSLGLFFAGAALAFFAVFDYVLDFLFWFNAQMGINPTPKISEWMSFVLILPLGFGISFQLPLVMLMLERIGIFNIKDYLDKWRLAVVVIAVLSMFLTPADPGSMILMGVPLVFLYFGGILLCKYLPK; translated from the coding sequence ATGGCCAAAACGACTGAGGATGACGAACAACAGCTTGAGAGAACGAAGATGTCGTTCTCCGAGCATCTCGAAGAGCTCCGCTCGGCCCTGTTCAAATCGATTGCGGCTTGGGCAGTCGGGACCGCCTTCGGTTTGATGATCGGCTGGCAGGTCGTCGATTTCGTTCAGATTCCTTTGGTTGAGGCGCTTCAGAGCTACTATCGGGGCCAAGCAAGAGAAACGCAATTGGAATGGTTTGATCAGCAGAACTCTTCTGGCGAGCCAGTACCTGCTGACCCTGCTGCAGCCGCTACAGAAATCGCCGATGAAGGATTGATGCCCGAAGAGTGGTATATCGATCCACACGAATTGGCAAAGACTTTGAAATCCCTGGGGATTGATCTCCCAGAAGATAAACAGTCAGAGATTTCTACGCATCGCGATGAAATGCTCAAATTGCGGTTTTATCGGCCCCTCGAAAACGACCCTCGGACCCAAGCAATAAGTACCGGCAGCCAGGAAGGATTCATGGTGTACATGAAGGCCTCATTGGTAGTAGGTGCGATTTTGGCGAGTCCTTTCATCTTTTACTTTATTTGGCAATTCGTTGCGGCGGGACTGTACAAGCGAGAGCGGAATTTGGTTTACCTCTACTTGCCCATGAGCCTGGGCCTGTTCTTTGCCGGAGCTGCCTTAGCATTCTTTGCGGTTTTCGACTACGTCTTGGACTTTTTGTTCTGGTTCAATGCTCAGATGGGCATCAACCCCACACCAAAGATCAGCGAGTGGATGAGCTTTGTGTTAATCTTGCCGCTTGGTTTCGGCATTAGTTTCCAATTACCGCTGGTGATGTTGATGCTCGAACGGATCGGCATCTTTAACATCAAGGATTATCTGGACAAATGGAGATTGGCAGTGGTTGTGATCGCCGTGCTGTCTATGTTTCTCACCCCCGCCGACCCAGGAAGCATGATCCTGATGGGCGTACCGCTGGTGTTTCTCTATTTTGGCGGGATATTGCTCTGCAAATATCTGCCGAAGTGA
- a CDS encoding ABC transporter permease, with product MLAGPIYRVELVAAARRRRYFVLRVIYAALILFVLWVTYSNMSYLVFRSRGIPAGTSIRNSAMLAASFFMSFSWLQLLAVLAVGPAMSVGTIATERERRTIEYLFTTDLSNAEIILGKTLARLTLLGQFVLVGLPILFLFRIMGGIPAGALTASFLITASSAVMLTALSVCVSVWSPRARDATVRIYLLLIVLFLLPLLLSTFFWSRLITNVGWRTAIMPVAEWLGSINPFLIMARAMGNTSAVGIGLNMRVVVSSVGAQMLVSLVALGLAIFAVRRVHLSETTRSVPSKSRFRNLHLPKFRRPLGTRPILWKEMFAESSTTKFGYVGGIALMILLISIAVMTVMVFLNSIVAYQTYARNDYFEYLMGLSGAMGSGILLLLASRAAGLIAQEKERDCWDSLLATPLSGREIIDGKIWGNLYSCRWLFLVLVAAWMLGLLFTASFFWPLLASSLTFLILAYFATSLGLFFSLRSATSMRAIGLTLATIIFCGGGYLFCCCVVFSVGGSTEGGTLLLAPCIPLLLALPTVLFEDFVKSTIWGPWFPLSYCLGMIGYLITGICLNMHMKAYFNSYAGRTDWKQYKLNE from the coding sequence ATGCTCGCCGGCCCTATCTATCGTGTCGAACTGGTCGCCGCCGCGCGCCGGCGGCGCTATTTCGTGCTGCGGGTCATCTATGCGGCGCTGATTCTGTTTGTTTTGTGGGTAACCTATTCAAACATGAGCTATCTGGTCTTTCGTTCCAGAGGAATTCCAGCGGGCACTTCAATCCGCAATTCGGCGATGCTGGCAGCAAGCTTTTTCATGAGTTTTAGCTGGTTACAGCTACTCGCGGTTCTGGCCGTGGGACCCGCCATGTCAGTCGGGACAATTGCAACTGAACGAGAACGCAGGACGATCGAATACCTTTTCACAACCGACCTTTCCAACGCGGAGATCATCCTCGGCAAGACACTTGCTCGACTGACGCTACTCGGCCAATTCGTGCTGGTCGGACTGCCGATCTTGTTTCTGTTTCGTATCATGGGAGGTATCCCCGCGGGAGCCCTTACCGCCAGTTTTCTAATCACTGCGAGTAGCGCCGTAATGCTCACGGCACTGAGTGTCTGCGTGTCGGTCTGGTCACCACGAGCCAGAGACGCGACGGTGCGAATTTATCTCTTGTTGATTGTCCTGTTCTTGCTTCCCCTGCTTTTGAGTACTTTCTTCTGGTCGCGTCTGATAACCAATGTTGGCTGGCGAACAGCAATCATGCCTGTGGCAGAATGGCTTGGTTCGATCAACCCCTTCTTGATTATGGCGAGGGCAATGGGGAACACCTCTGCCGTAGGAATCGGACTCAATATGCGAGTCGTGGTGAGCAGCGTCGGTGCCCAGATGTTGGTTTCCCTAGTCGCCCTCGGACTGGCAATCTTCGCCGTACGGCGAGTCCACCTCTCGGAGACCACACGGAGCGTGCCGAGCAAATCGCGGTTCCGCAATCTCCACTTGCCTAAATTTCGCCGACCTCTTGGAACTCGTCCGATTCTCTGGAAGGAAATGTTTGCGGAGTCTTCGACGACCAAGTTTGGCTACGTCGGTGGGATAGCTCTCATGATTCTCTTGATTTCAATTGCTGTGATGACAGTCATGGTTTTTCTTAACTCAATCGTAGCCTACCAAACCTATGCAAGAAATGACTATTTCGAATATCTTATGGGGCTCTCTGGAGCAATGGGGAGCGGCATATTGTTGCTCTTGGCTTCGCGGGCAGCGGGGCTAATTGCTCAAGAAAAGGAACGCGACTGTTGGGACTCTTTGCTGGCCACACCTCTGTCCGGTCGAGAGATCATCGACGGCAAAATTTGGGGCAATCTCTACAGTTGCCGTTGGTTATTTCTGGTCTTGGTGGCAGCTTGGATGTTGGGACTTCTGTTCACAGCAAGTTTTTTCTGGCCACTGCTTGCCAGTAGTCTCACTTTCCTGATATTGGCCTACTTTGCCACAAGCCTGGGATTGTTCTTCTCGCTCCGCTCCGCAACATCAATGCGGGCTATCGGGCTCACACTCGCGACAATCATTTTTTGTGGCGGAGGATATTTATTTTGTTGCTGTGTAGTTTTTTCTGTTGGAGGTAGCACTGAGGGCGGGACTCTTCTGCTTGCCCCCTGCATTCCGCTGTTGTTGGCATTGCCGACAGTCCTATTTGAGGATTTCGTCAAAAGTACAATCTGGGGCCCATGGTTTCCTCTATCATATTGCCTGGGCATGATCGGCTATCTCATCACAGGCATCTGCCTAAATATGCACATGAAGGCATACTTCAATTCCTACGCAGGTCGCACCGATTGGAAGCAGTACAAACTCAATGAATAG
- the epsC gene encoding serine O-acetyltransferase EpsC, protein MASDFRLKDQLPEITDRIVQTYSELGTINHLDHCPLPSYEEVIAATYELMEILFPGYRRRTGLHRGNISYYVGDLVDRLHDRLTSQIGRALRHDAGATSDCHCDSDFEALGQAKTLQFLDQLPDLRRVLATDVQAAFDGDPACKNVDEVIFCYPGFDAITVYRLAHILYELQIPFIPRMMTEWAHSRTGIDIHPGATIGKYFFIDHGTGVVVGETCEIGEHVKIYQGVTLGALSFPTDGDGQLVRGQKRHPTIEDRVVIYANATVLGGRTVLGHDAVIGSNVWITSSVAPHTTVVLEKPKLKVRSEVPDELRPETQYQI, encoded by the coding sequence ATGGCCTCCGATTTCCGTCTGAAGGATCAACTTCCTGAGATCACTGACCGCATCGTGCAGACCTACAGTGAGCTAGGCACGATCAATCATCTCGATCACTGCCCATTACCAAGCTACGAAGAAGTGATTGCCGCGACGTATGAACTCATGGAGATATTGTTCCCCGGCTATCGGCGTCGCACGGGGCTGCATCGAGGGAACATTTCCTACTATGTTGGTGACCTTGTCGACCGCTTGCACGATCGCCTCACGAGCCAAATTGGCCGCGCGTTGCGACACGATGCCGGTGCGACGAGCGATTGCCACTGCGACAGCGACTTCGAGGCCCTTGGCCAGGCCAAGACTTTGCAGTTTCTTGATCAACTTCCCGATTTGCGGCGCGTCTTGGCCACGGACGTACAAGCTGCCTTCGACGGAGATCCGGCCTGTAAGAATGTCGACGAAGTCATTTTCTGCTATCCAGGCTTTGATGCAATTACCGTTTATCGCTTGGCGCACATACTCTATGAACTGCAGATTCCCTTCATTCCCAGGATGATGACCGAATGGGCCCATAGCCGCACGGGAATTGATATTCATCCCGGCGCTACGATCGGCAAATACTTCTTTATCGATCACGGTACGGGTGTCGTGGTCGGCGAGACGTGCGAGATTGGCGAGCATGTGAAAATCTATCAGGGCGTCACTCTTGGTGCCTTAAGCTTTCCCACCGATGGCGATGGCCAGTTGGTTCGGGGGCAAAAGCGCCATCCGACGATCGAAGACCGCGTGGTCATCTACGCAAATGCTACGGTCTTGGGAGGCCGCACGGTGCTCGGCCACGACGCGGTGATCGGCTCCAACGTATGGATTACCTCAAGTGTTGCTCCCCATACGACGGTGGTACTGGAAAAGCCGAAGCTGAAGGTGCGAAGCGAGGTGCCTGACGAATTACGCCCCGAAACGCAGTACCAGATCTGA